One window of the Anaeromyxobacter dehalogenans 2CP-C genome contains the following:
- a CDS encoding AI-2E family transporter, translating into MSAPAPRSPAGGHEARATARALTLLAIGAGFGFLWLARDLLVPTALGVTLALSVHPVVAALQRRRVSRTVASVAGTLLAVAVLVGIGYVLWGRIAAFADELPGYEGRLREAAAGIRRHAAHLQAQSEQLVQAPRRPGEVKVQEGVPWGSLLVGTAQGALTFAGQATVVVFVLYFTLAEGPRFRTKLLAWADRRPRGRARVLAALEELHRDVEQYMLNRVALNAALGVVTWAVYALYGLEHAAIWGITTALLHFIPYVGPALGLFLPAAMALLQYGTAKDVALVTAIYLVLVNVQGNVVDPLFLGKQLRLSPLVVFLGSLFWFWLWGPVGLFLAVPLLSTVRIVCRHLPRYRVVASLLAE; encoded by the coding sequence GTGAGCGCCCCCGCGCCGCGGTCCCCCGCGGGCGGGCACGAGGCGCGGGCCACGGCGCGCGCGCTGACGCTGCTCGCGATCGGCGCGGGCTTCGGCTTCCTCTGGCTGGCGCGGGACCTGCTCGTGCCCACCGCGCTCGGCGTCACGCTGGCGCTCTCCGTCCACCCGGTGGTCGCGGCCCTGCAGCGGCGCCGCGTGTCGCGGACGGTCGCCTCGGTGGCCGGGACGCTCCTCGCGGTGGCCGTGCTGGTGGGGATCGGGTACGTGCTCTGGGGCCGCATCGCCGCGTTCGCCGACGAGCTGCCCGGCTACGAGGGGCGCCTGCGCGAGGCGGCGGCCGGGATCCGGCGGCACGCGGCGCACCTCCAGGCGCAGTCGGAGCAGCTCGTCCAGGCGCCGCGCCGCCCGGGCGAGGTGAAGGTGCAGGAGGGCGTGCCCTGGGGCTCGCTGCTCGTCGGCACCGCGCAGGGCGCGCTGACGTTCGCCGGCCAGGCCACGGTGGTGGTGTTCGTCCTCTACTTCACGCTGGCGGAGGGCCCGCGCTTCCGCACGAAGCTGCTCGCCTGGGCCGACCGCCGGCCGCGCGGCCGCGCGCGCGTGCTCGCCGCGCTGGAGGAGCTCCACCGCGACGTCGAGCAGTACATGCTGAACCGCGTGGCGCTGAACGCGGCGCTGGGGGTGGTGACCTGGGCCGTGTACGCGCTGTACGGGCTCGAGCACGCGGCGATCTGGGGGATCACCACCGCGCTCCTGCACTTCATCCCCTACGTCGGGCCGGCGCTGGGCCTGTTCCTGCCCGCCGCCATGGCGCTGCTGCAGTACGGCACCGCGAAGGACGTCGCGCTGGTGACCGCGATCTACCTCGTCCTGGTGAACGTGCAGGGGAACGTGGTGGACCCGCTGTTCCTCGGGAAGCAGCTCCGGCTCTCGCCGCTGGTGGTGTTCCTCGGCTCGCTGTTCTGGTTCTGGCTCTGGGGCCCGGTCGGCCTGTTCCTCGCGGTCCCGCTGCTCTCCACCGTCCGGATCGTCTGCCGCCACCTGCCGCGCTACCGCGTGGTCGCGAGCCTCCTCGCCGAGTGA
- a CDS encoding ABC transporter ATP-binding protein, producing the protein MTTTAAAVPAAAPARAAGRARDRRRGLLRAAEFLVPFRLPIAGILLVALTLAGVNAAEPLALKRIFDSLALGQGGRPLAEGVISLVVLGLLREAFTATSNWLTWRTRIGIQYRLTEATVGRLHRLPLTFHRAEGVGALMTRLDRSIQGLVGALSDIAFNVVPAAAYLVLSVAVMLRLEWRLALLVLAFAPLPALIARLAAPMQTRRERGLLERWVHIYSRFNEVLSGIVTVKSFTMEEAEKRRFLDEVNSANEVVIRGVGVDAGVGAAQNLVQIAARVAALALGGTLVLRGHMTAGTLVAFLGYVGGLFGPVLGLAGVYKTLRTAQVSVEEVYGILDAQDLLGDAPDAREVVRLRGDVRWDHVRFSYPGGGPPLLDGVDLHVREGERVAIVGPSGSGKSTLVSLVQRFYDPTEGVVRVDGIDVRKLKQVALRRQIGVVFQDSLLFNESILANIAYGRPGATRAEIEAAARAANAHDFIVRLPEGYDTVVGERGSRLSVGERQRISIARTLLKAPAILILDEPTSALDAESEALVSEALARVSRRRTTLIIAHRLSTVVDADRIVVLREGRIVEQGRHAELMARGGHYASLVEKQTRGMFPLAA; encoded by the coding sequence GTGACCACGACCGCCGCCGCAGTCCCCGCCGCCGCTCCCGCGCGCGCCGCCGGCCGCGCCCGGGACCGCAGGCGCGGGCTCCTGCGCGCCGCCGAGTTCCTCGTCCCCTTCCGCCTGCCCATCGCGGGCATCCTGCTCGTCGCGCTGACGCTCGCGGGCGTGAACGCGGCCGAGCCGCTGGCGCTGAAGCGCATCTTCGATTCGCTCGCGCTCGGGCAGGGCGGCCGGCCCCTGGCCGAGGGCGTGATCTCGCTGGTGGTGCTGGGCCTGCTGCGCGAGGCGTTCACCGCCACCTCGAACTGGCTCACCTGGCGGACGCGCATCGGCATCCAGTACCGGCTCACCGAGGCGACCGTGGGGCGGCTCCACCGCCTGCCGCTCACGTTCCACCGCGCCGAGGGCGTCGGCGCGCTCATGACCCGGCTGGACCGGTCGATCCAGGGGCTGGTGGGCGCGCTCTCCGACATCGCCTTCAACGTGGTGCCGGCCGCGGCGTACCTCGTCCTCTCGGTGGCGGTGATGCTCCGCCTCGAGTGGCGCCTGGCGCTGCTGGTGCTCGCCTTCGCCCCGCTGCCCGCGCTCATCGCGCGGCTGGCGGCGCCCATGCAGACGCGGCGCGAGCGCGGCCTGCTCGAGCGCTGGGTGCACATCTACTCGCGCTTCAACGAGGTGCTCTCCGGCATCGTCACCGTGAAGAGCTTCACCATGGAGGAGGCGGAGAAGCGCCGCTTCCTCGACGAGGTGAACTCCGCGAACGAGGTGGTGATCCGCGGCGTGGGCGTGGACGCGGGCGTCGGCGCGGCGCAGAACCTGGTGCAGATCGCGGCGCGCGTGGCGGCGCTGGCGCTCGGCGGGACGCTGGTGCTGCGGGGCCACATGACCGCGGGCACGCTGGTGGCGTTCCTCGGCTACGTGGGCGGCCTGTTCGGCCCGGTGCTGGGGCTCGCCGGCGTGTACAAGACGCTGCGGACGGCGCAGGTCTCGGTCGAGGAGGTCTACGGCATCCTCGACGCGCAGGACCTGCTCGGCGACGCGCCCGACGCGCGCGAGGTGGTGCGCCTGCGCGGCGACGTGCGCTGGGACCACGTGCGCTTCTCCTACCCGGGCGGCGGCCCGCCGCTCCTCGACGGCGTGGACCTGCACGTGCGCGAGGGCGAGCGCGTGGCCATCGTCGGTCCGTCCGGCTCGGGCAAGTCCACCCTGGTCTCGCTGGTGCAGCGCTTCTACGATCCGACCGAAGGCGTGGTGCGGGTGGACGGCATCGACGTCCGCAAGCTGAAGCAGGTGGCGCTCCGCCGCCAGATCGGCGTGGTGTTCCAGGACTCGCTGCTGTTCAACGAGTCGATCCTCGCGAACATCGCCTACGGCCGGCCCGGCGCCACCCGCGCCGAGATCGAGGCGGCGGCGCGCGCCGCGAACGCGCACGACTTCATCGTGCGCCTGCCGGAGGGCTACGACACCGTGGTCGGCGAGCGCGGCAGCCGCCTCTCGGTGGGCGAGCGCCAGCGCATCTCCATCGCGCGCACGCTGCTCAAGGCGCCCGCCATCCTGATCCTGGACGAGCCCACCTCGGCGCTCGACGCCGAGTCGGAGGCGCTCGTGTCCGAGGCGCTCGCGCGCGTGTCGCGCCGGCGCACCACGCTCATCATCGCGCACCGGCTCTCGACCGTGGTGGACGCGGACCGGATCGTGGTGCTGCGCGAGGGGCGGATCGTGGAGCAGGGCCGCCACGCCGAGCTGATGGCCCGCGGCGGCCACTACGCCAGCCTGGTGGAGAAGCAGACCCGCGGGATGTTCCCGCTCGCTGCATGA
- a CDS encoding metal-dependent hydrolase, whose amino-acid sequence MSSASRSLARLAALALAALAAAPLAASAQPKAARGKTEVTWYGHAAFVVTTPGGTVLAIDPWLSNPKAPEPGLAGKLPKVDYILVSHGHFDHVGDAIAIAKRTGAKLITNFDLGSSLVAAGYPKDQAGMDTLGNMGGTIQAGDAAVTMVTAVHSSGFTDEKGTGHPGGNPMGFVIQVKGGPTIYHTGDTDLTQDMKQLPERFGRVDVMLTCIGGHFTMDPKAAAIAVGYVHPRTVVPMHFGTFPAIAGTPDELRAALKGKAEVRVLEPGKPVGF is encoded by the coding sequence ATGTCGTCCGCCTCACGCTCCCTCGCGCGCCTCGCCGCGCTCGCCCTCGCGGCGCTCGCCGCCGCGCCCCTCGCCGCCTCCGCCCAGCCGAAGGCCGCGCGCGGCAAGACCGAGGTCACCTGGTACGGCCACGCCGCGTTCGTGGTGACCACGCCCGGCGGCACCGTGCTCGCCATCGACCCGTGGCTCTCGAACCCCAAGGCGCCCGAGCCGGGCCTCGCCGGGAAGCTGCCGAAGGTGGACTACATCCTCGTCAGCCACGGCCACTTCGATCACGTGGGCGACGCCATCGCGATCGCGAAGCGCACCGGGGCGAAGCTCATCACCAACTTCGACCTGGGGAGCTCGCTCGTCGCGGCCGGCTACCCGAAGGACCAGGCCGGGATGGACACGCTCGGGAACATGGGCGGCACGATCCAGGCCGGCGACGCCGCGGTCACCATGGTCACCGCGGTCCACAGCTCTGGCTTCACCGACGAGAAGGGCACCGGGCACCCGGGCGGAAACCCGATGGGCTTCGTCATCCAGGTGAAGGGCGGCCCGACGATCTACCACACGGGCGACACCGACCTGACGCAGGACATGAAGCAGCTCCCGGAGCGCTTCGGGCGCGTGGACGTCATGCTGACCTGCATCGGCGGCCACTTCACCATGGACCCGAAGGCCGCCGCGATCGCCGTGGGCTACGTGCACCCCCGCACCGTGGTGCCGATGCACTTCGGCACGTTCCCGGCGATCGCGGGCACGCCGGACGAGCTGCGGGCGGCGCTGAAGGGCAAGGCCGAGGTGCGGGTGCTCGAGCCGGGCAAGCCGGTGGGCTTCTAG
- a CDS encoding RNA polymerase factor sigma-32: protein MNRPSTSSSTLDQYLREINRVALLTVEEERRLARQFRDEGNTRAGHRLVEANLRFVVKVAFEYRSYGLRMADLIQEGNIGLMKAVQKFDPDKEIRLISYAVWWIRAYIQNHILKSWSLVKIGTTQAQRKLFFSLARTRHEIERLTPGAGLAEEGIDVALVAKKLRVRPSDVVEMTQRMEGRDLSLDAPVADGTSTHLEFTPADGEPQDEELARAEEDALLARRVSEAMGRLDPRERHIVEARIMGEGKETLRDLGHHFGFSRERARQLEIRALEKLRRDLEPVADEIGWPVSGAEAGGAE, encoded by the coding sequence ATGAACCGACCGAGCACCTCGAGCAGCACCCTCGACCAGTACCTCCGCGAGATCAACCGCGTCGCGCTCCTCACGGTGGAAGAGGAGCGGCGGCTCGCCCGCCAGTTCCGCGACGAGGGGAACACCCGCGCCGGCCACCGGCTGGTCGAGGCGAACCTCCGCTTCGTGGTGAAGGTCGCGTTCGAGTACCGGTCCTACGGGCTGCGCATGGCCGACCTCATCCAGGAGGGCAACATCGGCCTGATGAAGGCGGTGCAGAAGTTCGATCCGGACAAGGAGATCCGGCTCATCTCCTACGCGGTGTGGTGGATCCGCGCCTACATCCAGAACCACATCCTGAAGTCCTGGTCGCTCGTGAAGATCGGCACGACGCAGGCGCAGCGTAAGCTCTTCTTCTCGCTGGCCCGCACCCGGCACGAGATCGAGCGGCTCACCCCCGGCGCCGGCCTGGCCGAGGAGGGCATCGACGTCGCGCTCGTCGCGAAGAAGCTCCGCGTGCGGCCGAGCGACGTGGTCGAGATGACCCAGCGCATGGAGGGCCGCGACCTCTCGCTCGACGCCCCGGTCGCCGACGGGACCAGCACGCACCTCGAGTTCACGCCGGCCGACGGCGAGCCGCAGGACGAGGAGCTGGCGCGCGCCGAGGAGGACGCGCTGCTCGCCCGCCGGGTGTCCGAGGCCATGGGGCGGCTCGACCCGCGCGAGCGGCACATCGTCGAGGCGCGGATCATGGGCGAGGGCAAGGAGACGCTGCGCGACCTCGGCCACCACTTCGGCTTCTCGCGCGAGCGCGCCCGCCAGCTCGAGATCCGGGCGCTCGAGAAGCTGCGCCGGGACCTCGAGCCGGTGGCCGACGAGATCGGCTGGCCGGTGAGCGGCGCGGAGGCGGGCGGCGCGGAGTGA
- a CDS encoding SDR family NAD(P)-dependent oxidoreductase — MPYDLTDRLALVTGATSGIGAACVDALVGAGARVVAAARRADRLDALASRHPGRVHPLVLDVRDRAAVEASLATLPAAWSAVEVLVNNAGLALGLEPAQRASVDEWQTMIDTNCTGLVVVTRALLPGMVERGRGHVVNVASVAGTYPYPGGNVYGATKAFVRQFTLNLKADLIGTGVRATSVEPGMVETEFSLVRFSGDAGKAKQVYHGMQPLGPEDVADAILWCVSRPPHVNVNALELMPERQAFSPFAVKRG; from the coding sequence ATGCCCTACGACCTGACCGACCGCCTCGCCCTCGTCACCGGCGCGACCTCCGGCATCGGCGCGGCGTGCGTGGACGCGCTCGTCGGCGCCGGCGCGCGCGTCGTCGCCGCCGCCCGCCGCGCCGACCGCCTCGACGCGCTCGCCTCGCGCCACCCCGGCCGCGTCCACCCGCTGGTGCTCGACGTGCGCGACCGCGCCGCGGTGGAGGCGAGCCTCGCCACCCTGCCCGCCGCCTGGAGCGCGGTGGAGGTGCTGGTGAACAACGCCGGGCTCGCGCTGGGCCTCGAGCCGGCGCAGCGCGCCTCGGTGGACGAGTGGCAGACGATGATCGACACGAACTGCACCGGCCTGGTGGTGGTCACGCGGGCGCTGCTGCCGGGCATGGTCGAGCGCGGGCGCGGCCACGTGGTCAACGTCGCCTCGGTGGCCGGCACGTACCCGTACCCCGGCGGCAACGTCTACGGCGCCACCAAGGCGTTCGTGCGGCAGTTCACGCTCAACCTCAAGGCCGACCTGATCGGCACCGGCGTGCGCGCGACCTCCGTCGAGCCGGGCATGGTCGAGACCGAGTTCTCGCTGGTGCGCTTCTCCGGCGACGCCGGCAAGGCGAAGCAGGTGTACCACGGCATGCAGCCGCTCGGCCCCGAGGACGTCGCCGACGCGATCCTCTGGTGCGTGAGCCGGCCGCCGCACGTGAACGTGAACGCGCTCGAGCTCATGCCCGAGCGGCAGGCGTTCTCGCCGTTCGCGGTGAAGCGGGGCTAG
- a CDS encoding sensor histidine kinase: MKPARPARAPAAAAAPGRLRRLLGHLRMSRFEARITLALVIAASLPPLGAILLAGRLAQENLTLGLDPRVVDRLESIPSLYGDLFQARKALYAEQARALARGLPRDPAAGSAYLASALERTPRLRRVIWSGPDGQVVSEAETQAPNPEGEWREAPARVGLPGGGQLECVFAIEARYFAEVAESRELAELVQNVERLQAEIRRSYVRAFGLLLVAWAVVAAGVGFWLARRTTRRVSDLVRAVRRLASGDLSVQVDPGRHADEVAGLARAFNAMVREVRESRDRIVYLEKISGWQEVARRLAHEIKNPLTPMQLAFQQLEARWKATPGGDAAFGRLLADAGEIVREEIGTLQRLVEEFSGFAKLPQVKPEPSDLGEFVEEFVRTSPQVTEAADVDVVRASPSCPVGLDRALMRRVLANLCANAIEAARPGRARIHLGVARTRDRAVLTVADEGPGIERDLRERIFDPYFTTKGTGTGLGLAIVKKIVLQHGGEIQAGERPGGGASFTVALPLAAAGESAGAGGPARG; this comes from the coding sequence ATGAAGCCCGCCCGCCCCGCCCGCGCGCCCGCGGCAGCGGCCGCGCCCGGCCGGCTCCGCCGGCTGCTCGGCCACCTGCGCATGTCGCGCTTCGAGGCGCGGATCACGCTCGCGCTCGTGATCGCGGCCAGCCTCCCGCCGCTCGGCGCCATCCTGCTCGCCGGCCGGCTCGCCCAGGAGAACCTGACCCTCGGGCTCGATCCGCGGGTGGTGGACCGCCTGGAGTCGATCCCGTCGCTCTACGGCGACCTGTTCCAGGCGCGCAAGGCGCTCTACGCCGAGCAGGCGCGCGCGCTCGCCCGCGGGCTCCCGCGCGATCCCGCCGCCGGCTCCGCCTACCTGGCGAGCGCCCTGGAGCGGACCCCGCGCCTCCGGCGCGTGATCTGGTCCGGCCCCGACGGCCAGGTGGTGAGCGAGGCCGAGACGCAGGCCCCGAACCCCGAGGGCGAGTGGCGCGAGGCGCCGGCGCGGGTGGGCCTGCCCGGCGGTGGCCAGCTCGAGTGCGTGTTCGCCATCGAGGCCCGCTACTTCGCCGAGGTGGCGGAGTCCCGCGAGCTGGCGGAGCTGGTGCAGAACGTGGAGCGGCTGCAGGCGGAGATCCGGCGCAGCTACGTGCGCGCGTTCGGGCTGCTGCTGGTGGCGTGGGCGGTGGTGGCCGCCGGGGTGGGCTTCTGGCTGGCCCGCCGGACCACGCGGCGCGTCTCCGACCTGGTGCGCGCGGTCCGGCGGCTCGCGTCGGGCGACCTCTCGGTGCAGGTGGACCCGGGCCGCCACGCCGACGAGGTGGCCGGGCTGGCGCGCGCGTTCAACGCGATGGTCCGCGAGGTGCGCGAGAGCCGCGACCGCATCGTGTACCTGGAGAAGATCTCCGGCTGGCAGGAGGTGGCGCGCCGGCTGGCCCACGAGATCAAGAACCCGCTCACCCCCATGCAGCTCGCCTTCCAGCAGCTCGAGGCGCGCTGGAAGGCCACGCCCGGCGGCGACGCGGCGTTCGGGAGGCTGCTCGCGGACGCGGGCGAGATCGTGCGCGAGGAGATCGGCACGCTGCAGCGCCTGGTGGAGGAGTTCTCCGGCTTCGCCAAGCTGCCGCAGGTGAAGCCGGAGCCGTCCGACCTGGGCGAGTTCGTGGAGGAGTTCGTGCGCACCAGCCCGCAGGTCACCGAGGCGGCGGACGTGGACGTGGTCCGCGCCAGCCCCAGCTGCCCGGTGGGCCTCGACCGCGCGCTCATGCGCCGCGTGCTCGCGAACCTGTGCGCGAACGCGATCGAGGCGGCGCGGCCCGGGCGCGCCCGCATCCACCTCGGGGTGGCGCGCACCCGCGACCGGGCCGTGCTGACGGTGGCGGACGAGGGGCCGGGGATCGAGCGCGACCTGCGCGAGCGGATCTTCGACCCCTACTTCACCACCAAGGGCACCGGGACGGGCCTCGGGCTCGCCATCGTGAAGAAGATCGTCCTGCAGCACGGCGGGGAGATCCAGGCCGGGGAGCGGCCCGGGGGCGGCGCGTCCTTCACGGTCGCGCTGCCGCTCGCCGCGGCCGGCGAATCCGCGGGCGCCGGCGGGCCGGCGCGCGGTTAG
- a CDS encoding BamA/TamA family outer membrane protein — translation MPALPTLCALALLAAAPGPAPAQAPAPAPGAGPEAGADAGPLGRRYHLERIELRGLTHTREAEVRRHLLVAPGDVLDTERVLLSRLRLLQLGWFSRVETRVERGSERGLVVLVIEVTERNTLVVSDLVFGSTGPQPFYGGLGLSQQNFLGRGMGLSGAFVYGGSPSGRSDDPSRFALRGGFFAPDLTPRRLPPLVFGVSGQFLRGEELTCDDPDCEAYRSGYGRAPRIRYQRAAGEVTLGMRPGPFERLLATYRYERLHASAIDDSPALAAARGPGPAILYGWSDLSALTGTYEIDTRDDFFFPTDGFRGVAQVTFGSALLGGDYEYSRYLLQLETAYALLGRRLRLQLAAGAAQGSAPFFERFYAADWSYFTVGPALGRALELNFSTDSRYDAVLGMAGLEYAVPLWSRGGFFHRGYVAIGARGVWSAARPGGGRTSVSDLPFSADVALRLDTPVGTFNASLGYALDNFL, via the coding sequence ATGCCCGCGCTCCCCACGCTCTGCGCGCTCGCGCTGCTGGCCGCCGCCCCCGGCCCCGCGCCGGCGCAAGCCCCTGCCCCGGCGCCGGGAGCCGGCCCCGAGGCGGGCGCCGACGCCGGCCCGCTCGGCCGCCGCTACCACCTGGAGCGCATCGAGCTGCGCGGCCTGACGCACACGCGCGAGGCCGAGGTGCGGCGCCACCTGCTGGTGGCGCCGGGGGACGTGCTCGACACCGAGCGGGTGCTCCTGTCGCGCCTGCGGCTCCTGCAGCTCGGCTGGTTCTCGCGGGTGGAGACGCGCGTCGAGCGCGGCTCGGAGCGCGGCCTGGTGGTGCTCGTCATCGAGGTGACCGAGCGCAACACGCTCGTCGTGAGCGACCTCGTGTTCGGCTCGACCGGCCCGCAGCCGTTCTACGGCGGCCTCGGCCTGTCGCAGCAGAACTTCCTCGGCCGCGGCATGGGGCTCTCCGGCGCGTTCGTGTACGGCGGGTCGCCGTCGGGCCGGTCCGACGACCCGTCCCGCTTCGCGCTCCGCGGCGGCTTCTTCGCGCCCGACCTCACGCCCCGGCGGCTGCCGCCGCTCGTGTTCGGCGTGTCCGGCCAGTTCCTGCGCGGCGAGGAGCTGACCTGCGACGACCCCGACTGCGAGGCGTACCGCTCCGGCTACGGGCGCGCCCCGCGCATCCGCTACCAGCGGGCGGCCGGCGAGGTGACGCTCGGGATGCGCCCCGGCCCGTTCGAGCGGCTGCTCGCGACCTACCGCTACGAGCGCCTGCACGCGAGCGCCATCGACGACTCGCCCGCGCTGGCGGCGGCGCGAGGGCCGGGCCCCGCCATCCTGTACGGCTGGTCCGACCTCTCCGCGCTCACCGGCACCTACGAGATCGACACGCGCGACGACTTCTTCTTCCCCACCGACGGCTTCCGCGGCGTGGCGCAGGTCACGTTCGGCTCCGCGCTGCTCGGCGGCGACTACGAGTACAGCCGGTACCTGCTGCAGCTCGAGACCGCCTACGCGCTCCTCGGGCGCAGGCTCCGGCTCCAGCTCGCGGCCGGCGCGGCGCAGGGCTCGGCGCCGTTCTTCGAGCGCTTCTACGCGGCGGACTGGTCGTACTTCACGGTGGGGCCGGCGCTCGGGCGGGCGCTCGAGCTGAACTTCTCCACCGACTCGCGCTACGACGCGGTCCTGGGCATGGCGGGGCTGGAGTACGCCGTGCCGCTCTGGTCGCGGGGCGGCTTCTTCCACCGCGGCTACGTCGCGATCGGCGCGCGCGGGGTGTGGTCGGCGGCGCGCCCCGGCGGCGGCCGCACCTCGGTGTCCGACCTGCCCTTCTCGGCGGACGTGGCGCTCCGCCTCGACACGCCGGTGGGCACCTTCAACGCCTCGCTGGGCTACGCGCTGGACAACTTCCTGTGA
- a CDS encoding serine/threonine-protein kinase — MQEPGKVHESAGATACLRCGAPHAPSDPCTPADAAARTLVFGGCAAAPPPDAGADPLVGAQVGSFRIVRMLARGGMGTVYLAEHPVIGSRVAIKFLHESMAADAELVQRFYDEARAVNLIGHENIVGVYDLSSLPSGRRYYVMELLEGETLAERLARGPLPRSVALQVLLQLCDALQCAHERGVVHRDLKPENVFLVPRRGRPDFVKLVDFGIAKLRSATGHATGASGAIIGTPEYMAPEQCEGGPVDARTDVYALGVMAYELLAGRRPFDSGPVQRLLLAHLREPPPPPSAFADLEPDLEAAVLRALAKAPADRFQDMAELADALRPAAARLVRAAGPAAAPAAPDRRADEAERARPAAGPPRGDPELTALLRAGPVPRRLPIVELTRAGLYLRADDDLPPLFARVKVELAHPSLRAPLVLAAEVVRHVTRAEAAAFRMAPGFALQLVELAPGARAAVAALADALRREPAPTSPPPSAGGASARLAVLERRAAEGPYALLGLPPDADFAEVRRAARALREELEALRARPLAADHAPRSGALLARLDLAQGALATPAPRLAHDARAGNWRGVRRCLAAGVPDALREARRRELHEAEPARAGEARRQLACAQVARKLGNVEAARTAWEAALAADPLDAAAVEGYVAFRREQERR; from the coding sequence TTGCAGGAACCGGGAAAGGTCCACGAGTCCGCGGGCGCGACCGCCTGCCTGCGCTGCGGAGCACCGCACGCGCCGTCCGACCCCTGCACCCCCGCCGACGCCGCCGCCCGCACGCTGGTGTTCGGCGGGTGCGCCGCCGCGCCGCCGCCGGACGCCGGCGCAGACCCGCTGGTGGGCGCGCAGGTGGGCAGCTTCCGCATCGTGCGCATGCTGGCGCGCGGCGGCATGGGCACGGTCTACCTGGCCGAGCACCCGGTCATCGGCAGCCGGGTGGCCATCAAGTTCCTGCACGAGTCGATGGCCGCCGACGCGGAGCTGGTCCAGCGCTTCTACGACGAGGCGCGCGCGGTGAACCTCATCGGCCACGAGAACATCGTCGGGGTGTACGACCTCTCGTCGCTGCCCTCCGGCCGGCGCTACTACGTGATGGAGCTGCTCGAGGGCGAGACGCTGGCCGAGCGGCTCGCCCGCGGCCCGCTGCCCCGCTCGGTGGCGCTGCAGGTCCTGCTCCAGCTCTGCGACGCCCTGCAGTGCGCGCACGAGCGCGGCGTCGTCCACCGCGACCTCAAGCCCGAGAACGTGTTCCTGGTGCCGCGCCGCGGGCGCCCGGACTTCGTGAAGCTGGTGGACTTCGGGATCGCGAAGCTGCGCAGCGCCACCGGTCACGCGACCGGCGCCTCCGGCGCGATCATCGGCACGCCCGAGTACATGGCGCCCGAGCAGTGCGAGGGCGGGCCGGTGGATGCGCGCACCGACGTGTACGCGCTCGGCGTCATGGCGTACGAGCTGCTCGCGGGGCGGCGCCCGTTCGACTCCGGCCCGGTGCAGCGGCTCCTGCTCGCGCACCTCCGCGAGCCGCCCCCGCCCCCCTCCGCGTTCGCCGACCTCGAGCCGGACCTGGAGGCCGCCGTGCTGCGCGCGCTCGCCAAGGCGCCGGCCGACCGCTTCCAGGACATGGCGGAGCTGGCCGACGCGCTGCGCCCGGCGGCCGCCCGGCTGGTCCGTGCGGCCGGGCCGGCCGCGGCGCCGGCCGCCCCCGACCGCCGCGCCGACGAGGCGGAGCGCGCGCGCCCGGCCGCCGGCCCGCCCCGCGGCGACCCCGAGCTGACGGCGCTCCTGCGCGCCGGGCCGGTGCCGCGGCGGCTCCCCATCGTGGAGCTCACCCGCGCCGGCCTGTACCTGCGCGCCGACGACGACCTGCCGCCGCTGTTCGCGCGGGTGAAGGTCGAGCTGGCCCACCCGTCCCTGCGGGCGCCGCTCGTGCTCGCCGCGGAGGTGGTGCGCCACGTCACCCGCGCCGAGGCGGCCGCCTTCCGGATGGCGCCCGGCTTCGCGCTGCAGCTCGTCGAGCTCGCGCCCGGCGCGCGCGCCGCGGTGGCGGCGCTCGCGGACGCGCTCCGCCGCGAGCCGGCGCCGACCTCGCCGCCGCCCAGCGCAGGGGGCGCGAGCGCGCGCCTGGCCGTGCTGGAGCGGCGCGCCGCGGAGGGCCCGTACGCGCTGCTGGGCCTCCCGCCGGACGCCGACTTCGCCGAGGTCCGCCGCGCCGCGCGCGCGCTCCGCGAGGAGCTGGAGGCGCTCCGGGCCCGGCCGCTCGCGGCCGACCACGCCCCGCGCAGCGGCGCGCTGCTCGCGCGCCTCGACCTCGCGCAGGGCGCGCTCGCCACACCCGCGCCGCGCCTCGCGCACGACGCCCGCGCCGGCAACTGGCGCGGCGTGCGGCGGTGCCTCGCGGCCGGCGTCCCGGACGCGCTCCGCGAGGCGCGGCGCCGCGAGCTGCACGAGGCCGAGCCCGCCCGCGCCGGGGAGGCCCGCCGCCAGCTCGCCTGCGCCCAGGTGGCGCGGAAGCTGGGGAACGTCGAGGCCGCCCGGACCGCCTGGGAGGCGGCGCTGGCCGCCGACCCGCTCGACGCGGCCGCGGTGGAGGGGTACGTGGCGTTCCGGCGCGAGCAGGAGCGGCGCTGA